A single region of the Prevotella sp. HUN102 genome encodes:
- the arsD gene encoding arsenite efflux transporter metallochaperone ArsD → MKKIEIFDPAMCCPTGLCGTNIDPELMRIAVVIETLKKQGIIVTRHNLRDEPQVYVSNKTVNEYLQKHGADALPITLVDGEIAVSQTYPTTKQMSEWTGINLDFMPVK, encoded by the coding sequence ATGAAAAAGATAGAAATTTTCGACCCGGCAATGTGTTGCCCTACGGGTCTTTGTGGGACAAATATCGACCCGGAATTAATGCGTATTGCAGTGGTTATTGAAACATTGAAAAAACAGGGTATCATCGTTACCCGCCACAATTTACGTGACGAACCGCAAGTGTACGTAAGTAATAAAACGGTAAATGAGTATCTGCAAAAACATGGGGCGGATGCTTTGCCAATTACTTTAGTGGACGGAGAAATCGCTGTTTCACAAACCTATCCTACCACCAAACAAATGAGTGAATGGACAGGTATCAATTTGGATTTTATGCCAGTAAAATGA
- the arsA gene encoding arsenical pump-driving ATPase has product MKTFNLSDIDLTKYLFFTGKGGVGKTSIACATAVGLADNGKKILLISTDPASNLQDVFNQTLNGHGTDIQEVPGLTVVNLDPEQAAAEYRESVIAPFRGQLPESVIQNMEEQLSGSCTVEIAAFNQFSDFITDANKAKEYDHIIFDTAPTGHTLRMLQLPSAWSTFISESTHGASCLGQLSGLEERKGIYKQAVETLSDANATRLVLVSRPEIAPLKEAARSSHELQLLGIKNQLLVINGLLLQLDEADSVSKQIYDRQQNALKQTPAELLAYPSYYVPLRSYNLSNIANIRRMLHDDNLTNDANYQRITDAKGLDELVNDLYQSGKRVVFTMGKGGVGKTTLATEIALKLTKLGAKVHLTTTDPANHLNYNLAVQAGITVSRIDEAEVLEAYKNEVRSKAAETMTAEDMEYIEEDLRSPCTQEIAVFRAFAEIVDKAENEVVVIDTAPTGHTLLLLDATESYHKEVQRTHGDTPASVKKLLPRLRNQQETEVVIVTLPEATPVFEAERLQMDLQRAGINNKWWVVNACLSLTDTENSFLRAKAQNELIWIKKVEELSKGNAALIAWKNN; this is encoded by the coding sequence ATGAAAACATTCAATTTATCAGATATAGATTTGACGAAATACCTTTTCTTTACCGGAAAGGGCGGTGTAGGAAAAACTTCTATTGCCTGTGCTACTGCGGTAGGTTTGGCAGATAATGGAAAGAAAATACTTCTTATCAGTACAGACCCGGCTTCCAATTTGCAAGACGTGTTTAATCAAACACTGAACGGACACGGCACGGATATTCAAGAAGTCCCCGGCTTAACAGTCGTTAATCTCGACCCGGAACAAGCCGCAGCCGAATACAGGGAAAGCGTTATCGCTCCTTTCCGGGGACAACTGCCCGAAAGTGTTATTCAGAATATGGAAGAACAACTTTCAGGCTCTTGCACGGTAGAAATTGCGGCTTTTAACCAGTTTTCCGATTTTATCACGGATGCCAATAAAGCAAAGGAATACGACCATATCATCTTTGATACAGCCCCTACGGGACACACGTTACGAATGCTACAACTGCCATCAGCGTGGAGTACATTTATTAGTGAGAGTACGCACGGTGCATCTTGCTTAGGTCAATTATCCGGTTTAGAAGAACGAAAAGGTATCTATAAGCAGGCAGTAGAAACACTTTCGGATGCAAACGCAACCCGCTTAGTGTTGGTTAGCCGTCCCGAAATCGCACCATTAAAAGAAGCCGCACGTTCTTCACACGAATTGCAATTACTGGGAATTAAAAACCAGCTATTGGTAATTAACGGGCTTCTGCTGCAATTAGATGAAGCCGACAGCGTATCGAAACAAATATATGACAGACAGCAAAACGCCCTGAAACAGACCCCTGCGGAATTGCTGGCGTATCCGTCTTATTATGTTCCTTTACGGTCATACAATTTATCTAATATTGCGAATATCCGCCGGATGCTTCACGATGATAATTTAACAAATGATGCGAATTATCAGCGGATTACCGATGCCAAAGGGTTAGATGAACTGGTAAACGACCTTTATCAGTCAGGGAAAAGGGTTGTTTTTACTATGGGAAAAGGCGGCGTGGGAAAAACCACTTTAGCCACTGAAATAGCCCTGAAATTAACAAAACTGGGCGCAAAGGTACATCTTACCACCACCGACCCGGCAAACCATCTGAATTATAACCTTGCTGTTCAGGCGGGCATTACGGTAAGCCGTATTGATGAAGCGGAAGTATTGGAAGCCTATAAAAACGAGGTTCGCAGTAAAGCAGCGGAAACAATGACTGCCGAAGATATGGAATATATAGAGGAAGATTTACGTTCACCGTGTACGCAGGAAATCGCAGTATTCCGGGCTTTCGCTGAAATTGTCGATAAAGCGGAAAATGAAGTCGTTGTAATTGATACCGCACCTACCGGACACACTTTGTTATTGCTGGATGCAACGGAAAGTTACCATAAAGAAGTGCAACGTACACATGGCGATACTCCCGCGTCGGTAAAAAAACTGTTACCACGTTTAAGAAACCAACAGGAAACAGAAGTCGTTATTGTGACTCTGCCCGAAGCAACACCCGTATTTGAAGCCGAACGTTTGCAAATGGATTTACAACGTGCTGGGATTAATAATAAATGGTGGGTTGTAAATGCCTGCCTGTCATTAACTGACACCGAAAATTCTTTCTTGCGGGCAAAGGCGCAAAATGAATTGATTTGGATTAAGAAAGTAGAAGAATTGTCAAAGGGAAATGCTGCCCTGATAGCTTGGAAAAATAATTAA
- the arsB gene encoding ACR3 family arsenite efflux transporter: MEKKQGIGFFEKYLTIWVALCIIIGIAVGQWLPAIPQTLSKFEYANVSIPVAILIWLMIYPMMLKVDFQSVKNVGRRPKGIIVTCVTNWLIKPFTMFGIAYLFFYVVFKAFIPAGLAEEYLAGAVLLGAAPCTAMVFVWSYLTKGDAAYTLVQVAVNDLIILVAFAPIVAFLLGVGGVSIPWDTLLLSVVLFVVIPLAAGVITRIMVIRRKGVDYFNNVFIKKFDNYTVGELLLTLIILFSFQGETILNNPLHILLIAVPLVLQTVLIFFVAYGWAKWWKLPHDVAAPAGMIGASNFFELAVAVAISLFGLQSGAALATVVGVLVEVPVMLMLVRIANNTRSWFPATK; this comes from the coding sequence ATGGAAAAGAAACAAGGAATTGGATTTTTTGAAAAATACCTGACTATCTGGGTTGCCTTGTGCATCATTATTGGAATTGCTGTGGGACAATGGCTTCCGGCAATTCCGCAAACATTAAGCAAATTTGAATATGCCAATGTGTCTATACCTGTGGCTATCCTGATTTGGTTGATGATTTATCCGATGATGCTAAAAGTGGATTTTCAAAGCGTTAAGAATGTAGGCAGGCGTCCGAAAGGAATAATAGTTACGTGCGTTACAAATTGGCTGATAAAACCGTTTACCATGTTCGGAATAGCTTATTTATTCTTCTATGTGGTTTTCAAAGCCTTTATACCTGCCGGGTTAGCCGAAGAATATTTAGCCGGGGCGGTATTATTAGGGGCTGCACCCTGCACGGCGATGGTATTTGTGTGGAGTTACTTAACGAAAGGCGATGCCGCTTACACGCTGGTACAGGTTGCGGTAAACGATTTAATCATATTAGTAGCATTTGCGCCTATTGTAGCTTTCCTTTTAGGGGTTGGCGGCGTATCTATCCCGTGGGACACCCTGTTGCTATCCGTAGTGTTATTTGTTGTGATACCACTTGCTGCCGGGGTTATTACCCGTATAATGGTTATTCGCCGCAAAGGAGTGGACTATTTCAATAACGTGTTTATTAAGAAATTTGATAATTATACGGTAGGTGAACTGCTCTTAACGCTTATTATCCTGTTTTCATTTCAGGGAGAAACGATATTGAACAATCCCCTGCATATCTTATTGATTGCAGTTCCGCTTGTATTGCAAACGGTTCTGATATTCTTCGTTGCTTACGGGTGGGCAAAATGGTGGAAATTACCCCATGATGTTGCTGCACCTGCCGGAATGATTGGGGCAAGTAATTTCTTTGAATTGGCGGTTGCTGTGGCTATTTCTCTTTTTGGTTTACAATCCGGGGCTGCATTGGCTACGGTAGTTGGTGTGCTGGTTGAAGTTCCGGTAATGTTGATGTTAGTAAGGATTGCCAATAATACACGAAGCTGGTTTCCGGCTACAAAATAA
- a CDS encoding dihydrofolate reductase family protein: MKHLKTCIVISLDGFIARKDGDLNWMPGNIKKEISAAYEIPSVFIAGVNTYNMIFRNWGGWPYKSKKTFVVSHYDTNVTRKDNITFLTDVPLRAINELKSSSETDIQVIGGGKFITSLIEASLLDEITLYIVPVMLGDGIKFIGKTFGSKWELTGHRVIDNQVVCLTYQYKGE, encoded by the coding sequence ATGAAACATTTAAAAACCTGTATTGTAATCTCTCTTGATGGATTTATAGCCCGAAAAGATGGAGATTTAAACTGGATGCCCGGAAATATAAAGAAAGAGATTTCGGCAGCCTATGAAATACCCTCTGTTTTTATTGCTGGGGTGAATACTTATAATATGATTTTCAGGAATTGGGGCGGATGGCCGTATAAAAGTAAAAAGACTTTTGTAGTGTCCCATTACGACACCAATGTTACTCGTAAAGATAATATTACCTTTCTTACCGATGTGCCTTTACGGGCTATCAATGAACTTAAATCAAGTTCGGAAACGGATATTCAGGTCATTGGCGGCGGTAAGTTTATAACCTCGCTGATTGAAGCGTCCCTGCTGGACGAAATAACGCTGTATATTGTCCCTGTCATGTTGGGGGACGGTATCAAGTTCATTGGAAAGACTTTCGGGTCGAAGTGGGAACTGACCGGACATCGGGTGATAGACAATCAGGTAGTTTGCCTGACCTACCAGTATAAAGGAGAATGA
- a CDS encoding bifunctional DNA primase/helicase, whose product MLRKDEILERTNNGLNVFKHYISGTWRVGRNFLNPLYEDSKASCNIYFDRRSNTYKLKDFGNDSYSGDCFFFVGRLKGLDCNNSGDFIKILQIIDRDLSLGISEGNPIPLPQPFKEQEKPVPVPVECTGRPYTFKERKFTASELEYWQQYGITPEILEQYKVCSVVQFQSENSEGNPFSYTSTKEEPIYGYKSKRFIKLYRPFSRTRFLYGGNIGENYCFGLEQLPSKGDTLFITGGEKDVLSLAAKGFHAICFNSETVTVPPNIIYKLTFRFKHIILLYDMDATGTESAKKHEKQLCEYGVKRLLLPLQGTKTEKDISDYFRAGNSRENFIKLFIDFLDTIYNETMTMLKSCEIDFNNPPAKAQEIISAGDVPLGTQGNLCCITGGEGTGKSNYVAALVAGSIRPANVQVDTLGINVSENTKHKAVLLYDTEQSEVQLFKNVTNLIKRAKQTDKPDEFKAFCLTGMSRKERLHAIVQSMDRYYYQYDGIQLVVIDGIADLVRCANDEAESVAIIDELYRLAGIYKTCIICVLHFIPNGLKLRGHLGSELQRKAAAILSIEKDEDPAMSVVKALKVRDGSPLDVPLMLFSWDKAAGMHLYRGEKTREEKEKRKEKELVGVARDVFGRQEHITYIDLCEQIQQILDVKERTAKSYIRFMREKDIIIKDPSNQSYFMIGSI is encoded by the coding sequence ATGTTAAGGAAAGACGAAATCTTAGAAAGGACAAATAACGGTCTGAACGTGTTCAAACACTACATTTCTGGTACATGGCGGGTAGGTCGTAACTTCCTTAATCCGTTGTATGAAGACAGCAAAGCGTCCTGTAACATCTATTTCGACCGCCGGAGCAATACCTATAAATTGAAAGATTTCGGGAATGACAGTTATTCCGGTGACTGTTTCTTTTTCGTGGGCAGGCTCAAAGGGTTGGATTGTAACAATTCAGGTGACTTCATCAAGATTTTGCAGATTATTGACCGGGATTTGTCGTTGGGGATTTCAGAGGGTAATCCGATACCTCTACCCCAACCATTTAAAGAACAGGAAAAGCCTGTGCCTGTTCCAGTAGAATGTACTGGCAGACCGTACACATTTAAGGAGAGGAAATTTACCGCTTCCGAACTGGAATACTGGCAACAGTACGGCATAACCCCTGAAATACTGGAACAGTATAAAGTCTGTTCGGTCGTCCAGTTCCAAAGTGAAAATTCAGAGGGTAATCCGTTTTCCTATACTTCCACTAAGGAAGAACCCATTTATGGGTATAAAAGCAAACGCTTTATCAAACTGTACAGACCGTTTTCAAGAACACGTTTCCTGTATGGCGGTAACATCGGCGAGAATTATTGTTTCGGACTGGAACAACTACCCAGCAAAGGCGACACCCTGTTTATAACAGGTGGAGAAAAAGACGTCCTTTCACTGGCTGCAAAGGGATTTCATGCGATTTGTTTCAACAGTGAAACGGTAACCGTCCCGCCGAATATCATCTATAAACTTACGTTCCGGTTTAAACATATCATATTGCTTTATGATATGGATGCGACCGGAACAGAAAGCGCAAAGAAGCATGAGAAACAACTCTGTGAATACGGGGTGAAACGGTTGTTACTGCCTTTACAGGGAACTAAAACGGAAAAGGATATTTCCGATTATTTCCGGGCAGGCAACAGCCGGGAAAACTTTATCAAGCTATTTATCGACTTCTTAGATACAATCTATAATGAAACAATGACTATGCTTAAATCGTGTGAGATTGATTTTAATAATCCTCCGGCAAAAGCGCAGGAAATTATTTCGGCGGGTGACGTTCCACTGGGAACACAGGGGAACTTGTGTTGCATCACAGGCGGAGAGGGAACAGGGAAAAGTAATTATGTGGCTGCACTTGTGGCGGGTTCAATCCGCCCGGCAAATGTTCAGGTTGATACGCTGGGTATCAATGTAAGCGAAAATACCAAACATAAAGCCGTCCTGCTTTATGATACGGAACAATCGGAAGTACAACTGTTCAAGAATGTAACTAACTTGATAAAAAGGGCGAAACAAACAGACAAGCCTGATGAATTTAAGGCTTTCTGCCTTACGGGTATGTCTCGTAAAGAAAGACTTCACGCCATTGTTCAGAGCATGGATAGATATTATTACCAGTACGATGGCATTCAGTTAGTGGTGATAGACGGTATTGCTGACCTTGTGCGGTGTGCCAATGACGAAGCGGAAAGCGTGGCAATCATAGATGAATTGTATCGACTGGCAGGAATATATAAAACCTGCATCATTTGCGTGCTGCATTTTATTCCCAATGGCTTAAAGCTCCGGGGGCATTTAGGCTCGGAACTGCAACGCAAAGCGGCTGCTATCCTTTCGATAGAGAAAGACGAAGACCCGGCTATGTCTGTGGTAAAAGCCCTGAAAGTAAGGGATGGCAGCCCGCTGGATGTTCCTTTAATGCTCTTTTCGTGGGACAAAGCAGCCGGAATGCACCTTTACAGGGGTGAAAAGACCCGTGAGGAAAAAGAGAAACGCAAGGAAAAGGAATTGGTCGGGGTTGCCCGTGACGTGTTCGGCAGACAGGAACACATCACCTACATAGACTTGTGCGAACAGATACAGCAGATTTTGGACGTGAAAGAACGCACCGCAAAAAGCTATATCCGCTTCATGCGAGAAAAGGATATTATCATCAAAGACCCGTCCAACCAAAGTTATTTTATGATTGGTTCAATTTAA
- a CDS encoding type IA DNA topoisomerase, whose amino-acid sequence MIAVIGEKPSVARDIARILGASEKQDGYLSGNGYLVTWAFGHLVGLAMPEAYGIQSFRRESLPIIPESFQLTPRQMKADKGYKADPGALKQLKVIKEVFSQSDKIIVATDAGREGELIFRYIYQYIGCNKPFVRLWISSLTDKAIREGLQNLKAGSLYDNLFLSAQARSEADYLIGINGTQALSVAAGQGIFSLGRVQSPTLAMICTRFLENKNFVPQKYWQLKLQSAKDNISFSALSVEKHDAQQTAIDTLQRIKEAEMVRVKSVERKEVSQEPPLLYDLTTLQKEANTKLNLSADKTLSIAQKLYEGKLISYPRTGSRYISQDVFEEISERLVNLEQYTRFAGYAAGMKGKALNSRSVNDGKVTDHHALIVTENLPDKMEADEQAIYELIAGRMLEAFSEKCVKDVTSVTLECAGALFTVKGSVTKSAGWRAVFAEKEDGEDNATLPAMQDGDSLPLSGIELLEKQTKPKPLHTESSLLSSMETAGKELENAELKASMKDMGIGTPATRAAIIETLFSRQYIIREKKNLVPTEKGLAVYNIIRDKKIADVEMTGMWENTLAKIESGEMNPDTFRKGIEVYTRQITAELLDVRLSLASGNDCTCPKCKTGRILFYPKVAKCSNVDCSVTIFRNKSDKQLTDKQITELVTTGKTGLIKGFKSKSGKVFDASLAFDEQFNVTFVFPEKKSKSKK is encoded by the coding sequence ATGATTGCAGTAATCGGAGAAAAACCAAGCGTGGCAAGGGACATTGCCCGCATTTTAGGAGCGAGTGAAAAACAGGATGGCTACCTTTCAGGTAACGGGTATCTCGTTACCTGGGCGTTCGGCCATCTTGTAGGATTGGCAATGCCGGAAGCCTACGGCATACAGAGTTTCCGCCGGGAAAGCCTGCCCATCATCCCGGAGAGTTTTCAACTTACCCCCCGGCAAATGAAAGCGGATAAGGGGTACAAGGCTGACCCCGGAGCGTTGAAACAGCTAAAGGTAATCAAAGAGGTATTCAGCCAGTCGGACAAGATAATAGTCGCTACGGATGCAGGAAGAGAGGGGGAACTTATCTTCCGCTACATCTACCAGTATATCGGATGCAACAAGCCCTTTGTCCGCTTATGGATAAGCAGCCTTACGGACAAGGCAATCCGTGAGGGACTGCAAAACCTGAAAGCCGGTAGCCTGTATGATAACCTTTTCCTTTCGGCACAGGCACGCAGCGAAGCGGATTATTTGATAGGGATTAATGGTACACAGGCTTTAAGCGTGGCAGCCGGACAAGGAATATTCTCTTTGGGACGGGTACAGTCGCCCACATTGGCTATGATATGCACCCGCTTTTTGGAAAACAAGAACTTTGTCCCGCAAAAATATTGGCAACTGAAATTACAGTCGGCAAAAGACAATATCTCTTTTTCTGCCCTATCCGTAGAAAAACACGATGCACAGCAGACCGCCATCGACACACTGCAAAGGATAAAGGAAGCGGAAATGGTACGGGTGAAATCCGTAGAGCGTAAGGAAGTGAGCCAAGAACCGCCCTTGCTCTATGATTTAACTACGTTGCAAAAGGAAGCGAATACGAAACTGAATCTCTCCGCAGACAAGACATTATCCATCGCACAAAAATTATACGAGGGTAAGCTAATCAGCTACCCCCGAACCGGAAGCCGTTACATATCACAAGACGTGTTCGAGGAAATCTCGGAACGTCTTGTTAATTTGGAACAGTACACCCGCTTTGCCGGGTATGCAGCCGGGATGAAAGGCAAAGCCTTAAATTCCCGTTCTGTGAATGATGGCAAGGTAACAGACCACCACGCCCTGATAGTAACGGAAAACCTGCCCGACAAGATGGAAGCTGACGAACAGGCAATCTATGAACTGATAGCCGGACGGATGTTGGAAGCCTTTTCTGAAAAATGCGTCAAAGATGTTACCAGTGTAACGCTGGAATGTGCAGGGGCACTTTTCACGGTCAAAGGGTCTGTAACCAAATCTGCCGGATGGCGTGCCGTATTCGCAGAAAAAGAGGACGGGGAAGATAACGCCACTTTGCCTGCCATGCAGGACGGAGATAGTTTACCGCTTTCCGGCATTGAACTACTGGAGAAACAGACCAAGCCCAAGCCGTTACACACGGAAAGCAGTTTGCTTTCTTCAATGGAAACGGCGGGTAAGGAACTGGAAAACGCAGAACTGAAAGCAAGCATGAAAGATATGGGTATCGGCACGCCCGCAACACGGGCAGCCATTATCGAAACGCTGTTTTCCCGCCAGTACATCATCCGGGAGAAAAAGAACCTTGTCCCGACCGAGAAAGGGCTTGCTGTTTACAACATCATCCGGGACAAGAAAATAGCGGACGTGGAAATGACGGGTATGTGGGAAAATACGCTTGCCAAAATAGAAAGCGGGGAAATGAACCCCGACACATTCCGCAAAGGTATTGAGGTGTACACAAGGCAAATCACGGCTGAACTTTTGGATGTTCGGCTTTCTCTCGCTTCGGGTAATGATTGTACCTGCCCGAAATGCAAGACCGGACGTATTTTATTTTATCCGAAAGTCGCCAAGTGTTCCAATGTGGACTGTTCCGTTACCATCTTCCGCAACAAGAGCGACAAGCAGCTAACGGACAAACAGATTACCGAACTGGTGACGACCGGGAAAACCGGGCTAATTAAAGGCTTTAAAAGCAAGAGCGGTAAAGTCTTTGACGCTTCACTCGCTTTTGACGAACAGTTTAATGTTACTTTCGTGTTTCCTGAAAAGAAAAGCAAGTCGAAGAAATAA
- a CDS encoding aromatic aminobenezylarsenical efflux permease ArsG family transporter, translated as MDFLQSLLDNSSIPAITAFILGILTAVSPCPLATNITAIGFISKDIENRHRIFINGLLYTFGRIVSYTVLGFILIPILREGASMFMVQKAVSKYGEMLIAPALIIIGIFMLDIIKLNLPKINIGGESLKKRTKGGWGAMLLGILFALAFCPTSGVFYFGMLMPLSAAETGGYLLPVIYAIATGLPVILVAWILAYSVAGLGKFYNRMQIFEKWFRKIVAILFIAVGIYYAVVFYL; from the coding sequence ATGGATTTTCTTCAATCGCTATTAGATAACAGTTCTATTCCTGCTATTACAGCTTTTATATTGGGGATTTTAACGGCAGTCAGCCCATGCCCGTTAGCGACCAACATAACGGCAATAGGATTTATTAGCAAGGACATAGAAAACCGTCACCGAATATTTATAAACGGATTGCTTTATACTTTCGGCAGAATAGTAAGCTATACAGTTCTTGGCTTTATCCTTATTCCTATTCTCCGTGAGGGGGCAAGTATGTTTATGGTTCAAAAAGCTGTAAGCAAATACGGGGAAATGCTGATTGCTCCGGCGTTAATCATCATTGGAATATTTATGCTCGATATAATAAAACTCAATTTGCCGAAAATCAATATCGGCGGTGAAAGTTTGAAAAAGAGGACTAAAGGCGGTTGGGGGGCTATGCTATTGGGTATTTTATTCGCCCTTGCTTTTTGTCCTACCAGTGGAGTGTTTTATTTCGGTATGCTTATGCCCTTGTCAGCAGCAGAAACGGGCGGGTATCTCTTACCTGTAATTTACGCTATTGCTACGGGATTGCCCGTAATCCTTGTTGCATGGATTTTAGCGTACAGTGTTGCCGGACTGGGTAAGTTTTATAACCGGATGCAAATATTCGAGAAATGGTTTCGTAAAATAGTTGCCATCCTCTTTATTGCGGTAGGAATTTATTATGCAGTAGTCTTTTATCTATAA
- a CDS encoding arsenate reductase ArsC, which yields MKILILCTGNSCRSQMAHGFLQSFDNKLNVFSAGTKPAEKVNPMAVKVMDEMGIDLTHHTPISVNLYIGQEWDYVITVCGGANESCPMFTGKVRNRQHIGFDDPSEATGTPEFINSEFHRVRDEIKARFYDFYLNELKPQLS from the coding sequence ATGAAGATTTTAATTCTTTGTACAGGGAATAGCTGTCGCAGTCAAATGGCACATGGCTTTTTGCAATCATTTGACAATAAACTGAATGTCTTTTCAGCAGGAACAAAACCTGCTGAAAAGGTCAATCCGATGGCGGTAAAGGTTATGGATGAAATGGGTATAGATTTAACCCACCATACCCCTATAAGTGTAAACCTATATATAGGGCAGGAATGGGACTATGTTATTACGGTCTGCGGTGGGGCAAACGAAAGCTGCCCGATGTTTACGGGTAAAGTAAGAAACAGGCAGCATATAGGATTTGACGACCCATCAGAAGCAACCGGAACGCCGGAGTTTATAAACAGTGAATTTCATCGGGTACGGGATGAAATAAAAGCCCGTTTCTATGACTTCTACCTGAACGAATTAAAACCACAATTAAGCTAA
- a CDS encoding helix-turn-helix domain-containing protein, with the protein MYIDKDDFTAWMERIMDRFDMQDKKIDRVINGRNCLDGEELLDNQDLCLLLKVAPRTLTRYRKKGILPFLMLDGRCYYRATDVHKLIREKTD; encoded by the coding sequence ATGTATATAGACAAAGACGATTTTACCGCATGGATGGAACGTATTATGGATAGGTTCGATATGCAGGATAAGAAGATAGACCGAGTGATAAACGGACGTAATTGTTTGGACGGGGAAGAACTACTGGATAATCAGGACTTGTGCCTGCTTCTGAAAGTAGCTCCCCGAACACTGACCCGTTACCGGAAAAAGGGAATACTCCCTTTCCTTATGCTGGATGGCAGATGTTATTACCGTGCAACGGATGTACACAAGTTAATTCGGGAGAAAACCGATTAA
- a CDS encoding RteC domain-containing protein, with amino-acid sequence MNNEIDFEEFIRNIDCAIYEKIDVDNWNISIEAVLDVVEFLQRSLEDLRTYIVNHPFSSKEEEIYFFKHIKPEVLSRLLYFTEIYNTEMRKPHGSIEVLKKYYNDRLDELTSYFESNLDFYQYYRSKATHLDNHYFVRGHIDFKLCPNCVPYDRDPEFSTCYDHKAAQILANDMLCIYLNKKLHGVDKQVIIAKSRSFLPEHPFRWTATKIAAVELGYAIYAAGVLNNGQTDIKEIMTFMEASFQIDLGDYYRTYITMKDRKKDRTSFLNSLIKSLLKKMDEDDNL; translated from the coding sequence ATGAACAATGAAATCGATTTTGAAGAATTTATAAGAAACATAGACTGTGCTATCTATGAAAAAATAGATGTTGATAACTGGAATATTTCAATAGAGGCAGTTCTCGATGTCGTAGAGTTCCTGCAACGGTCACTCGAAGATTTGAGGACATATATTGTCAATCATCCTTTCAGTAGCAAGGAAGAAGAAATTTATTTCTTCAAACACATCAAACCGGAAGTATTGAGTAGATTATTATACTTTACAGAGATTTACAATACCGAAATGCGAAAACCACATGGAAGTATTGAAGTCTTAAAAAAGTATTATAACGACAGATTGGATGAATTGACTTCCTATTTTGAAAGTAATTTGGATTTTTACCAATATTACCGTTCTAAAGCGACCCACTTAGACAATCATTATTTTGTACGGGGGCATATTGATTTTAAGCTGTGTCCGAATTGTGTACCTTATGACCGTGACCCGGAATTTTCCACTTGTTACGACCACAAAGCAGCACAAATATTAGCGAATGACATGCTTTGTATTTATCTGAATAAAAAGCTACATGGGGTTGATAAGCAAGTAATCATCGCAAAAAGTCGGTCTTTCTTACCGGAACACCCTTTTCGGTGGACTGCAACAAAAATAGCCGCCGTAGAATTAGGCTACGCTATCTATGCGGCGGGTGTCCTGAATAACGGACAAACGGATATAAAAGAAATTATGACTTTTATGGAAGCATCGTTTCAAATCGACTTAGGCGACTATTACCGAACTTACATAACCATGAAAGACCGAAAAAAAGACCGGACTTCTTTTCTAAACAGCTTAATAAAAAGCCTGCTTAAAAAGATGGATGAAGATGATAACCTTTAA
- a CDS encoding helix-turn-helix domain-containing protein: MDVITVETKAFKELMAKINVIANYVFSRQDDCKENEDDIWVDSYEVCTFLKISDRTLQRLRSKGEIAYSTIRGRNFYKIGEIKRLLESRLIKSNDECMRNLITNHKLYVKERRNLRKDK; this comes from the coding sequence ATGGATGTAATAACCGTAGAAACAAAAGCCTTTAAGGAATTGATGGCAAAGATTAATGTGATTGCCAATTATGTATTTTCTCGTCAGGATGACTGTAAGGAGAATGAAGATGATATTTGGGTGGATAGTTACGAAGTATGTACTTTCCTGAAAATAAGTGACCGTACCCTGCAACGGCTCCGCTCCAAAGGAGAAATTGCTTACTCTACCATCAGGGGACGCAATTTCTATAAAATCGGAGAGATTAAACGGTTGCTGGAAAGCCGTTTGATAAAGAGCAATGACGAATGTATGCGTAACCTGATAACCAACCACAAGCTATATGTTAAGGAAAGACGAAATCTTAGAAAGGACAAATAA